The Candidatus Delongbacteria bacterium nucleotide sequence AGATAATTTTTCATTCCAGACTCTAAAATTTGCAGATCGGCATACTTGGCACCTTTTTGAGGACCATAAATATATGTAGCTCCATTCTCACCAATCATTCTATTATCCACATCGCTTGCAATAACTATTTCAGTGCTAAAGATTCTTTTATCCAGATCATTTATATCAATCTTATCGATCTTATCTAAGTATTTTCCTCCTTTAACATCAAGCAATAGATCATTATGAAAAAATTTTGCTCCAAGAGCTTGAGCCATACCAATTCCACCGTCGTTTGTAGCACTTCCACCAATTCCACAAACAATTTTCTTACACCCTAAATCTAGTGCTGATAATAACATTTCTCCAAATCCAAAAGTGGTTGCATTCAGAGGATCTCTCTCATTATCATTCAAAAGCTCTAAACCTGATGCTTTTGACATATCCATATATGCTGTTTCGTTAATCTTACAATAATATGTTTTAGTCTTTCTTCCCAATGGATCTGTGGCAAAAATTGAAATTTTTTCTGATTTATCATTTTTTAAGAACAGTTCTGTAAATCCTTCTCCTCCATCTGATAGTGGAAATTTAACTGTTTCAATATTCTTATCCACTGATTTAATTCCATTATCTATATGCTCAGCAACCTTTTCTGCTGTTAAGCAATTTTTGTAAGAATCCGGGGCTATTACTATTTTCATAAACTATCCAAAACTTCAGAATTAACACAAGTTAAAGGTTTTCTCCCATTCAAAACTTCAATAATATTTTTTGCTGCAATAATACCCATTTGCGTTCTTGTTTCTATAGTAGCAGAAGCTATATGAGGTAAAAGAACAACATTATCCAATTCAGATAGCCCTGACTTCATTAATGGTTCCTCTTCGTAAACATCTAAACCAGCACCCCAAATTACTTTCTCTTTGAGAGCTTTTACAAGAGCTGCCTCATCCACTACTGGACCTCTGGAAGTATTAATCAAGATGGCAT carries:
- a CDS encoding glycerate kinase, with translation MKIVIAPDSYKNCLTAEKVAEHIDNGIKSVDKNIETVKFPLSDGGEGFTELFLKNDKSEKISIFATDPLGRKTKTYYCKINETAYMDMSKASGLELLNDNERDPLNATTFGFGEMLLSALDLGCKKIVCGIGGSATNDGGIGMAQALGAKFFHNDLLLDVKGGKYLDKIDKIDINDLDKRIFSTEIVIASDVDNRMIGENGATYIYGPQKGAKYADLQILESGMKNYLKLLELMFNVEIDVKGSGAAGGLGGGMIAFLNGKIQSGIQAVLENISFDEVVRDSDLIITGEGKTDSQSANGKVLFGVSMAGSKYKIPVIAISGSLEQGYEKLFNFGLTSAFSIIDNPTDLQSSIMNAGKNIELTTINIMRMIKYLNKCS